A window of Odocoileus virginianus isolate 20LAN1187 ecotype Illinois chromosome 3, Ovbor_1.2, whole genome shotgun sequence genomic DNA:
CTGCACATGAGAGAGAATCACTGGGGGTAGACTTCGTAAAACTCCCATGTTCAGGCTCCATCCACCTCCAGAAATGCTGATTTCCCTGGTTTAGGGGTGGCGCCCAAGCATCTGTGGGAGTCAAaaggctccccaggtgattccaatgaCCAGTCAGGTACTCAGACCACTAATCTAGCACTTTCCTTCATTCTATGGCCATGAGGTTCAAAACAGATGGAGGGAATTAAACACGGTTGGATCCGTTAAAGTTTAGGTCTTAGGGACCCAACTGGAGGGCTGTAATTGGGAAGACCAAAGGTGAGATCAGTCAGCATATTTAATATGATCCATAGGCAAATCTCACTCAGAAAGAAGGTATGCAAAAGTCTACTCACCTGGTTTGATGATCAACTCCAGGTTTGATTTTCGATCATTCATTAGCCCTGGGAATTGGATCCGGCAGCAATAGGTCCCACTGTCAGCTAAAGTCACATTCTTTATGGTTAAGGTCACGTCTCCTTTGTGCAAATCCCTCTTTAGTAGGTATCTGCTGGACGTCTGAAAGGTCACATTCCTTCCATCAGTCCTGAGCACCAAACTGTAACATTCAAACACAGGGCAGGGTCCCCTGCCCCAGCACACAGGCACGAGATTCTCAGTGGTAGCTGGAGAGTAGGTGCAGGGCAGATCAGCATTCTGACCCACCTGAGACACATATGCCCCTTTCAAAGAACCTGcataaagagggaaagagagcagTGAGAGAGGTTGGTCCATTTCAAGAAAACTGCAAGCAATGCTTTGCAGAATAAAGAGGAAACCACTGCTGCTATCCTGCTTGGAGAAGACTTCACTATAGCAATATTCTCAGACTCAAGGGGCAGCAGAATCACCAGAGAGCCTTGTTCAAACAGATAGCTGGGCTCAACTGCTAGAGTTCCCCATTCAATAGCTCTCAGGTGGGGCCCAAGAattgtatttctaacaagttcccaggacACGCTCAGGATATGGTTCATCTTAGAACCTCACTTTGAGAACCAGTGCCCCAGGAGAGAATCATGGCCTGGTCCTGTGAACATCGAAGGGCACTGCTGATGGAAACAGATAATCAGCAGTGGGTCACTGTCAGACAGGAAAAGAGCTCACCCATTTAGGTCAGTCGTCTATTCACAAACTCGGCAGTTATCGTAACACAaaactctctcttcttttttttttttttaatcaagcacCAGTCACATAACGAATAAAAACCCTTGGCTAAATAAGAAGTTAATGTATGGCTGTTCTGaggtttaaaatttatataaactacacattaatatacacacatattcaagCAGTATAAAAAGTATATGAAAACTCTCCCATACCCTGCTGTTTTCCAGTTCCCAGCTCCCTTTCCCAGAGAAGCATTCATGTATTCCCACTCCCCTGTGACATACACAAAAACAAGTCCAAtatatccatttttctgttccttGCTTTCTTCAATTAACATTATGATTTAAAGACATCTCATATCATTACGTTTCATCAGCTTTGCTATTTGTATCATGGATATATCACAATTTCTTTACCCACTACTCtgctggtggacatttaggttgcttccaaacTTTTGCTTATCACAATGACCATCCTTGCATCTTTATCTTGCACTATCCAACTGCAAAAATCCAGACTTACTTGTAAGCAGTAGCAGCATGAGGAGGACACAGTCAAAAAACAGATGTAAAAACATGGGTTCTGAAGAAGAAAGTCAAACAAAGGCTCTGTTTAGGTGCCGTTTTAATTCTCCTATCGAACTGAGTATTTCCTGAAACTGTCTCTCCTCCCAAGTCACAGGAACAGTGGCCACTCTCCAGACTGCTGGCCCAGCACAGCAGGCATTTGACCACCAATCACTTCTCTCTTAACACCGTCATCTACAATGACAGCAAAGGAAATGCTAGTTCTCCCTCATGCTAGACCACACACATCCTGTGAAGACTGACATTTACCCTGTCCTCATCAACGAAGAGGAAGCAATACTCAGAGGAAGAAAAGTGTTACTCTGTCAAGTGTCTCTTGGCAAGTGGAGTGAGCCCTCTACTATCTCCAGCGAAATAACAGTCCTCTGTCTGAAATGGACAGTGTTCACTGGGAACACAGGTAGAAATATATCACTCATACATTCATCAATCAAGTCAGTCAGCTGGTGAGTCCTGTGACCAATGTTTATGAAGCATCTACTATTTGTCAGGAACTGGACTAGGAGCTGGGAAATACCACCATGAATGAATGGCcagattctttctttattttttttggccatgccatgtgacttgtaggatcttagttccccaaccagggatcgaacccatgccccctgcattggaagtgtgcattcttaaccactgaactgccagggaaatccctggcctGTTCCTTATCCTCACACTTAGGTGCCCTTTCTACTCCAATCATGAAACTAATTCTTAGCCTTGCTCTAATACAAACTGAGCTATGTCATATAAGCTTACTAGGTTGGCCTccccatttataaaatttataacatgAGGAAATTGTGTTAGGTGATATATGCATAGCTGCTCTAATATTCTGACTTTGACCTGAACTTTCAAAACTCTTCGACCAAGGAAAAATGCATTCTTTCCTGCAATGATTCTTTCCCCCTCCTGTTGGGGGAACTGAGGGCACCTCAATATTCTATTTCCTCTCATATACACTAGATGTCCcctctccttccatcccaggggcTTTGGGCATCGTCAGAAAGTGTTGAACCACACTCTCCATTACTGAGGTTAACATCACAGACTCAAACAGTCTCAACTCTGGGAGAGTGATTTTTGTCTGGAAATCTTAAAAGCAAACATCTACTTATAAAAGGGAAGTGAGCTCTCAGATGGAATAGTTTCTGAAAACCCTGTGGTCTTCCTCTGTCTTCTGTGCCTGAATTTCCTTGTCACTCACTTTAAACGTTACTAACTGCATTTACTATAAATATCCAGCTTATTCTGTGTGTGTACCTTTATAGTGCCACAAAGTTAGTGGTGACTCAAGAGATCATGTTCAATTTTTTCATGgtatagacaaggaaactgagacctgAAAAGACCAATTTGCCCAAAGGTGTATGACTGTTCATTTCAAGCAAGAACACGAGTTTCCCTAAGAACCAGATTGTTTTCCCGCTGTAAACTATGTTTCACAAATTTCATATTTGCCCTTACTATGTCTGCCCACATACTTACTTACTTAATACTTACTCACATACTTAATAACAACAAGCAAATGTATATATTCAAGTGTAAGGTAGATTTGATTAAACATGGGGTCAGAGGTTAGATTTACTAACAGCATGCATGAGTCCAAGCAAAACTCTTAAAAGGCCTCACATTTTGTGTTctgattttggtttgttttgtttattattattattactgtgtcCTCTATCCATCTCTAGAATTACTACTGGATCCAACTTAATAAAAGTTTAACAACTGAAACTTTCCtgggaacccacctgccaatgaaggaaacacaggttcaatccccatagtctaggaagatctcacatgctgtggaacaactaagcccacatatagcagcaaagacccaggactggctaaataaataaataaaattatttttaaaatgaaattacttaCTAGTCaggctttagaaaaaaattaacaatgtaTTAATTCATTGAAGTCTAGACATGAAGGCGCCTAGAAATCTACTCTaacccctttctttttctctgtgtatgCAGGACTTTTTCTGACTATTGTCATTTTcacttaacttttatttcttgattttttttaactgtttaggCAACATGTTCAAATGGCTAAAGTTTAAAGCAATATGAAAAACTTATATTGAGAAGCTTCATTCTCACCCTTTCAAGTTCACCAGTTTCCCCCACCCACCCTATAGGTTTCTATTTTCATAAATCTTTTGTGTATCCTCCCAatgcaaacaaaagcaaatagaGTGTATATTCTTATTTCTCCCTTTTTCAGACAAAAAAAGCATATCATAACACATTTTACAATTTGCATTTTCcatttactattttatataaattttctgaCATATCAAAAGCA
This region includes:
- the MED7 gene encoding mediator of RNA polymerase II transcription subunit 7 isoform X3, which encodes MFLHLFFDCVLLMLLLLTSSLKGAYVSQVGQNADLPCTYSPATTENLVPVCWGRGPCPVFECYSLVLRTDGRNVTFQTSSRYLLKRDLHKGDVTLTIKNVTLADSGTYCCRIQFPGLMNDRKSNLELIIKPEKPHPYVDF
- the MED7 gene encoding mediator of RNA polymerase II transcription subunit 7 isoform X2; the protein is MFLHLFFDCVLLMLLLLTSSLKGAYVSQVGQNADLPCTYSPATTENLVPVCWGRGPCPVFECYSLVLRTDGRNVTFQTSSRYLLKRDLHKGDVTLTIKNVTLADSGTYCCRIQFPGLMNDRKSNLELIIKPAKVTPAWTPWRDITTAFPRMLTTKGPVSGQQNGSIFCTWEYRQSSYNL